From the genome of Lysinibacter sp. HNR:
CGGCAAGGCTAGCGTCGTGGAGCTGTACATTTCGTATCTGCGGAAGAAGATTGACGCGGGACGCAAACCGATGATTCACACCGTTCGTGGGGTTGGTTACATACTGAAGGTTCCCGTCGATGACTAGCCGAGAGGTGCCCGATGCCTCCGACGAGACCGCGTTGCCCGATGCCTCTAACCTCCCTGCGGTGTCCAATACGTCTGCATCTGTGGCACCTGGTGCTTCTGAGGCTTCTGTGGCACCTGGTGCTTCGGGCACGTCTGAAACAACCGGTGTTGCGGATGCGTCTGAAACGACCGGTGTCCCCGAAAGCTCCTCGGCGTCTCAGCGGGGTTCCGGCCTGATTGCCCGGCTGTTCTCCCCCACAACGCTGCGCCGCAAGTTAGTGCTTGTTGTTGTGGCTGTGGTGGCGGGAATCAGCGTGGTAATCGGGGCGGTGAGTATTCTTGCGTTGCGCAACTCGCTGCTTGGACAGCTAGATAACGAATTGGAGTCCAGTTTTAGCCGGGCTCAGGGGCAGGTTTTGGGAACCGGACCCGCCGGTGGGTTTGGACAGTTTGACGTGGGGTATGTGCCGGACGCCTGGCGCATCCTGAACGGTCCGGGGCAGGCATCAGGAACCCTCGCCCTGGTGATCAACGGGCAGGATAGAACGGCGGGCTACCTTGCGGACGACGGGAGCATTTCGCAATTGACCGTGCCGCAGCTTACCTCGCTGGCCTCCCTCGCCATTGATGGTGCCCCGCATATTATTAACCTGGGATCTGGGCTGGGTAACTACAAGCTTATGGGCGGACACGAGAACGGCGTTGCCTTTGTTGTGGGTCTTCCGCTGGAGCCTGTTAATACAACGGTCTCCCGTCTGGCCTGGATAATTGTGCTTATCTCTATTCTGGGGGCATCGATTGTTGCTCTGGTGGCCACCGCGTTTGTGCGCTCCTCCCTGCGGCCACTTGAGCGGGTGTCGGCCGCGGCCTCGCGGGTGTCGGAGAGTGAACTTGATCGCGGTGCGGTAGAGAGTTTTGAGGGGGTCTCTACCGAGGGTATTGATGCTGAATCCGAAGTGGGGCACGTTGTTACGGCTTTTAACACCATGCTTGATAGCGTAGGAAACGCCCTCACTGTGCGTGAGCAGAGCGAAAATAAGGTTCGTCGTTTTGTGGCGGATGCCAGCCATGAGCTTCGCACGCCCCTGGCATCTATCCGGGGATACTCTGAGTTGATCAAGCGTATTGATAGGGAGAACAGTAACCCCGATGTTACCCGCTCTCTTGAACGCATCGAGTCCGAATCGATTCGGATGACCGGATTGGTGGAGGACCTTCTCCTGCTCGCTCGTTTGGATGAGGGGAAAGAACTCGTGACGGGTGCGGTTGATCTCTCCGAGATTGTCACTAACACGGTGTCAGACGCTCGAGTGACTCATCCGGAACACGAGTGGGAGATGAGTGTTCCCGAGAATCCCCTCACTGTTTTGGGAGACGCGGCCAAGCTCAATCAGGTTGTTCTGAATCTCATTACCAACGCACACATCCACACACCGCCGGGGACTCGGGTAACCGTGACCCTCGACAGCGTGGCGGGTAAGGAGAAAAAGCCTACGGCCCAGATTACCGTGGCGGATAACGGTCCGGGTATCCCTCCGGAGCAGTTGTCACACATTTTCGAGCGCTTTGTGCGAGGGGATGAGTCACGGGTGCGCAGCACCGGGAGTACGGGACTGGGGCTCTCGATCGTGCAGGCCCTGGTGGTGGCGCACGGAGGCACGATTCATGTGACGAGTAGTCCCGGTGACACCCGATTTATCGTGCAGCTTCCCCTCGCTCCGCCGCAGTCGAGTTGAGTGCCTCTCTCAGGAGATCGTGTATCGGGGGAAGAGCGTCGAGTGGGCTCAATCACCCCTCCCCGCAACTCAAGGCTGCTAACCGATGGCATCTTCAATGGCTTTGCCGCTGAAAGATGCTAGCCGATCGCGTGTGTGGTGTGGGCGATCTTGCCCGCCACGAGGGTGAGATCGGCGCGGTGAGCGAGCAGCTCCTCTGGAGAATTCTGTAGATCGTAGAGGTTTGTGGACCACACCGCGAGATCGGCGTGGGCTCCCAGCGCAATAACCCCCAGATCGTGTTCGCGATGCCAGGCTGCTGCTCCCACTCGAGTGTAGCCCGCGAGGGCCTGATCGAGCGTGATGATTTCGTTTGTAGTCCAGGCATCCTGTCCGTTGAGCCGGGCGCGTGTCATGCCCGAATACACACCGATTAGCGGATCCATTTCGCCAACCTGCCAATCGCTTGAGAATGCAACACGGGCACCCGACTCGATGAGGCTGCGGTAGCGCCAGGCGCGATCCCAGCGTGACTCTCCCACATTGGCCTGCCAAGTTCCCGCCAGGAGATCGGGTGAGCAGTGTCGAGGCTGCATTGCGGCTGTCACGCCCAGTGCTGCAAAGCGCGGCAGGTCATCCGGGTGGATGCACTCAACGTGTACGATTCCGTGGCGGCGATCCACGGTTTTGTTGGTGACAGTGGCCGCTTCGATTGCGTCGAGAGCGAGGCGGATGCCTCCGTCGCCCGTCGCATGCGTGTGGGTTTGGAAGCCTAGACGGTCAAGTTCGGTGATGACACGGGCCAGCTCGCCCGAGGGGTAGCTGGGGCGTCCGCGCTCTCCCTGGCGGTTGGCGTAGTCCTCGAGCATCAGTGCGGTGTGCGGTTCAATAACGTCGTCGGCGTAGAGTTTGATCGGGCCGAGTGAGAGCACCTCATCGGCAGGGGCATCGTCAACGGCTTCCCTGAGCTGGCTGCGAAATTCACCGTCTGCTCCTACGGGATGAAACAGAGCTGCGATAACTCGGGACGACATGCGCCCCTCGCGTCGGGCGCGATACATGAGGTCAAGTTCGGCAAGTGGCACCTGGGGCTCTACAACCGTTGTGATTCCGGTTGCCGTTGCCATCTCAAGGCTCGACAGTACTTTTCGGTAGCGGCGGTCGGGTGAGTACATGGGAATGTCGCGCTGTAACTGAGCGAGTCCCGCGGTTGTCATGGCGCTGGTGTAAAAATCCGTTACCCAGCCGGTGGGTGTGCCGTTCGAATCTTGCTCGGGCTTACCCCAGAAAATGTCGCTGCCGGTGGTGATCCCTAGTCTGTGCAGGGCGGCGTTATTGAGCCACACAGAATGCTGATCGTAGGTGGTGATAAACACGGGACGGTCGGTGAGTCCCTCAAGGTCGCTCGCGCGCGGGCGGCGTCCGCTCACCACCGAGTAGACGGCGTTTTCGGCACAGATCCAGTCAAGGTCGGGGCGTTGCCGGGCGAACTCGGCTATGCGGATGCGTGCTTCCGCCAGGGTTTCGGCTCCTTCGAGGCTGACCGCGTCGGGGTCAAAGCCGAGTAGTAGGTGGTTGTGCCCGTCGACGATTCCGGGAGTGACGAGCCGTCCTTCCAGGTGTATCGTGCGGGCCGCGGCGGGTGCGTCCTCTGCGGAACCCACGTAGGCGATGTGCCCGTTTTGAATTCCCACCGCTTCGGCCCAGGGCCGTTCGGGTGCAAACGTGCGTACAGTTCCCCCGGTGAGGAGGGTGTCTAGCGTGCGTGTGATGGTTGTCATGAGGGGTCTCCCAGTGGCTGTCCGGTTTTCAACCGAATTCTTTGACACCGACGTCAAAGAATGCATCCAGTGTGGCAGGTCACACGGATCGTGTCAATACGCGGTGCAATGCGAGTGTCGCGGTCAATTCGAGGGTGTGACATACTGTGTGTTCCGGTATCCCTCAGCGATACAGAGGACAGAGGTACTTATACATGGCTAGGCAGCGTAATCAGGAGGAACGTCGCGCTGCCCTCATCGACGCCACCCTCGCCGCCGGTTCGCACCTGGGACTGCGCACCCTCTCACTCTCCGCGGTGGCGGAGGAGGCCGGTATT
Proteins encoded in this window:
- a CDS encoding HAMP domain-containing sensor histidine kinase — translated: MTSREVPDASDETALPDASNLPAVSNTSASVAPGASEASVAPGASGTSETTGVADASETTGVPESSSASQRGSGLIARLFSPTTLRRKLVLVVVAVVAGISVVIGAVSILALRNSLLGQLDNELESSFSRAQGQVLGTGPAGGFGQFDVGYVPDAWRILNGPGQASGTLALVINGQDRTAGYLADDGSISQLTVPQLTSLASLAIDGAPHIINLGSGLGNYKLMGGHENGVAFVVGLPLEPVNTTVSRLAWIIVLISILGASIVALVATAFVRSSLRPLERVSAAASRVSESELDRGAVESFEGVSTEGIDAESEVGHVVTAFNTMLDSVGNALTVREQSENKVRRFVADASHELRTPLASIRGYSELIKRIDRENSNPDVTRSLERIESESIRMTGLVEDLLLLARLDEGKELVTGAVDLSEIVTNTVSDARVTHPEHEWEMSVPENPLTVLGDAAKLNQVVLNLITNAHIHTPPGTRVTVTLDSVAGKEKKPTAQITVADNGPGIPPEQLSHIFERFVRGDESRVRSTGSTGLGLSIVQALVVAHGGTIHVTSSPGDTRFIVQLPLAPPQSS
- a CDS encoding amidohydrolase; protein product: MTTITRTLDTLLTGGTVRTFAPERPWAEAVGIQNGHIAYVGSAEDAPAAARTIHLEGRLVTPGIVDGHNHLLLGFDPDAVSLEGAETLAEARIRIAEFARQRPDLDWICAENAVYSVVSGRRPRASDLEGLTDRPVFITTYDQHSVWLNNAALHRLGITTGSDIFWGKPEQDSNGTPTGWVTDFYTSAMTTAGLAQLQRDIPMYSPDRRYRKVLSSLEMATATGITTVVEPQVPLAELDLMYRARREGRMSSRVIAALFHPVGADGEFRSQLREAVDDAPADEVLSLGPIKLYADDVIEPHTALMLEDYANRQGERGRPSYPSGELARVITELDRLGFQTHTHATGDGGIRLALDAIEAATVTNKTVDRRHGIVHVECIHPDDLPRFAALGVTAAMQPRHCSPDLLAGTWQANVGESRWDRAWRYRSLIESGARVAFSSDWQVGEMDPLIGVYSGMTRARLNGQDAWTTNEIITLDQALAGYTRVGAAAWHREHDLGVIALGAHADLAVWSTNLYDLQNSPEELLAHRADLTLVAGKIAHTTHAIG